The following are from one region of the Stanieria cyanosphaera PCC 7437 genome:
- a CDS encoding glycosyltransferase, which translates to MTTKKRITFFLDALHGGGAEKAVVKMLKGLSQRNDFDLDLVLAKLEGPYLDRVPKQVRIVNLNTGRVITALFPLINYLRQNRPWALIGNMGHVNVVATLAKKLSGIDTKLVLVEQNTLSASKSNLARANLVPPLMKWLYPSADLVAGVSDGVARDLENCLDFPTGMVKVLHNPIVDDELFANATEPLEHPWFGENQPPVFLAVGRLNPQKDFPNLLQAFAMVRQKKSARLIILGEGELRSQLEAMAIDLGISEDVALPGFVKNPYAYMSRASCFVLSSREEGLPTVLIEAMACGCTVVSTDCPSGPEEILVGGKYGYLVPIQDSVALSEGMLQALEHPLAQTTLIERANCFSIDSAVEQYLSFLNSI; encoded by the coding sequence ATGACGACTAAAAAACGAATTACTTTTTTTCTAGATGCTCTTCATGGCGGAGGAGCGGAAAAAGCCGTAGTTAAGATGCTTAAAGGCTTATCTCAACGAAATGATTTTGATTTAGATTTGGTTTTAGCTAAGTTAGAAGGCCCATATTTAGACCGCGTACCGAAACAAGTCAGAATCGTTAATTTGAACACTGGCAGAGTTATTACAGCTTTATTTCCTTTAATCAATTATCTCCGCCAAAATCGACCCTGGGCATTAATTGGCAATATGGGTCATGTTAATGTTGTCGCTACGTTGGCTAAAAAACTGTCTGGTATTGATACTAAATTGGTTTTAGTCGAGCAAAATACTTTATCGGCTAGTAAAAGTAACTTAGCAAGAGCAAATTTAGTTCCGCCATTGATGAAATGGCTTTATCCAAGTGCAGATTTAGTTGCTGGGGTTTCTGATGGTGTAGCTAGAGACTTAGAAAATTGTTTGGATTTTCCTACAGGAATGGTTAAAGTCTTACATAACCCTATTGTCGATGACGAATTATTTGCTAACGCTACAGAGCCTTTAGAACATCCTTGGTTTGGCGAAAATCAGCCACCAGTGTTTTTAGCCGTAGGCAGATTGAACCCTCAAAAAGATTTTCCCAATTTATTACAAGCTTTTGCCATGGTTAGACAGAAAAAGTCAGCCCGTTTGATTATTTTGGGCGAAGGAGAATTACGTTCTCAACTAGAAGCAATGGCTATTGATTTGGGAATTAGTGAGGATGTCGCGCTACCAGGTTTTGTGAAAAATCCTTATGCATACATGAGTCGTGCTAGTTGTTTTGTTTTATCTTCTCGCGAAGAAGGATTACCGACAGTGTTAATTGAAGCGATGGCTTGTGGTTGTACTGTAGTTTCTACAGATTGTCCTAGCGGGCCAGAAGAAATTTTAGTCGGTGGTAAATATGGATACTTAGTTCCAATCCAAGATTCGGTTGCTTTATCTGAAGGAATGTTACAAGCACTAGAACATCCTTTAGCTCAAACAACTTTAATTGAACGAGCAAATTGTTTTTCGATTGATTCGGCAGTCGAGCAATATTTGTCTTTTTTAAATTCTATATAA
- a CDS encoding O-antigen ligase family protein gives MNIDLSKPHFSSSNRFLLTYQCFIAVVAIAIFFTKADVFLERKYGVPIAPLHWMAILAIAIIPLVLNLKSKLNYFPKPILIWSGFYLAISCFGLLIASPNVPGIPFETTIQDLETRCLAIFFLLIMSVLFTTDNFRVFTWARKAFFLATFLAIFTNIIEFINPETMKLPESVAGRAAGFYVNANESAMGLILGMIFSIVLISKNYRLLFVLSVLFGISLTFSRSGFLGWFIVILMFNFHHLVKRKQITSLLIGIFLLFTTFFTQADNLAYLTKPDGTYVFNSDTIARIQWLKNPVGTDDPDRNSRLNLALEAWHKFEAHPFIGNGLSSSREINSPLKLEEIDRYGERPHNIYLVNLVEHGFLGMLIFPSLVLAITWQARGSIKALARTFAIYYIIVGFFTHTVLYDNYSLLSLAFIACLSRYSNIKEKKKLIINNV, from the coding sequence ATGAATATTGATTTATCTAAACCACATTTTTCTAGTTCAAATAGGTTTTTATTAACTTATCAATGTTTTATTGCCGTAGTAGCTATAGCAATTTTTTTTACGAAAGCAGATGTATTTTTAGAAAGAAAATATGGAGTACCAATTGCACCTTTGCATTGGATGGCAATCCTCGCGATCGCAATTATCCCTTTAGTTTTAAATTTAAAATCTAAATTAAATTATTTTCCTAAACCTATTTTAATTTGGAGTGGTTTTTATCTAGCCATATCCTGTTTTGGATTGTTAATAGCATCACCTAATGTACCAGGAATACCTTTTGAAACTACTATACAAGATTTAGAAACTAGATGTTTAGCCATCTTTTTTTTATTAATCATGTCGGTTTTATTTACTACCGATAATTTTCGCGTTTTTACCTGGGCAAGAAAAGCTTTTTTCTTAGCAACTTTCTTGGCAATTTTTACGAATATTATTGAATTTATCAATCCCGAAACTATGAAGTTACCTGAATCTGTTGCAGGTAGGGCAGCAGGTTTTTATGTTAATGCTAATGAATCAGCAATGGGATTAATTCTTGGCATGATTTTTAGTATCGTTTTAATTAGTAAAAATTATCGTTTATTGTTTGTTTTATCAGTTTTATTCGGCATATCCCTAACCTTTTCTAGAAGTGGTTTTTTAGGATGGTTTATCGTCATACTGATGTTTAACTTTCACCATCTAGTTAAACGTAAGCAGATTACTTCTCTATTGATCGGAATATTTTTATTGTTTACTACCTTTTTTACTCAAGCAGATAATTTAGCTTATCTTACCAAACCTGATGGTACTTATGTTTTTAATAGTGATACGATCGCTCGAATTCAATGGTTAAAAAATCCAGTTGGGACTGATGATCCTGATCGTAATTCTCGTTTGAATTTGGCTCTTGAGGCTTGGCATAAATTTGAAGCCCATCCTTTTATCGGTAATGGTTTGAGTTCTTCGAGAGAAATAAATAGTCCTTTAAAATTAGAAGAAATCGACCGTTATGGAGAAAGACCTCATAATATCTATTTAGTTAATTTAGTCGAACATGGTTTTTTAGGAATGTTAATTTTTCCTAGTTTAGTATTAGCAATTACTTGGCAAGCAAGAGGTTCAATCAAAGCTTTAGCTCGTACATTTGCTATTTATTATATTATTGTCGGTTTTTTCACTCATACAGTTTTATATGATAATTACTCTTTACTTAGCCTGGCTTTTATTGCTTGTTTGAGTCGATATAGTAATATCAAAGAAAAGAAAAAGTTAATTATAAATAATGTTTAA
- a CDS encoding DUF4091 domain-containing protein, with amino-acid sequence MERIGLNEQPNSKFKNTIELYAARGEYEAFQIVVGAPTKNVTNVNVSISDLSSANEQIISNKNITLYREHYLYIDQPSTQEWTNNLTSRVGWYADGLIPFLNPETGKDLTGANLDAVPFDLKSGENQPIWVDIFVPRNTKAGQYKGTYTVTSDRGKFTGEISLTVWNFELPLQPSLNSSFSFWEQTNQENYIELLQHKIMPRNDLDTIKDPELISQWGLTSVSLPFWSGANYHNCRMKPAPSLEDIRAAAERNQSNLLKYIYSVDEVDHCPQLYSAIKEWGKNIQQAGVKHLVVMTPVPEIDDFVDIWVVQPQWYDTATNRIKEAMNKGDQIWFYSGYDATYSPQWTIDSQPIDFRIGQGFISQSLGIKGVLYWRIDDWTDEPWEKVPVYVHGEKNFPGEGMLVYRGTEVGLKTIVPSMRLKWIREGVEDYEYIEILKQLGLEKWALQVARDVGADWRNWTKKPAELELARKKLGEKINQIYSQTKQT; translated from the coding sequence ATGGAAAGAATTGGATTAAACGAGCAACCCAACTCTAAATTTAAAAATACTATAGAGCTTTATGCAGCCCGAGGAGAATATGAAGCTTTTCAAATTGTAGTTGGCGCACCAACAAAAAACGTAACTAATGTTAATGTTTCAATTTCTGATCTTTCCAGTGCTAATGAGCAAATTATTAGTAATAAAAATATTACTTTGTATCGAGAACATTATCTTTATATAGACCAACCTAGTACTCAAGAATGGACAAATAATTTAACTTCACGAGTTGGATGGTATGCAGACGGTTTGATTCCTTTTCTCAATCCAGAAACAGGCAAAGACTTAACTGGTGCAAATTTAGATGCAGTTCCTTTTGACCTCAAAAGTGGTGAAAATCAACCAATTTGGGTAGATATATTCGTACCTAGAAACACAAAAGCTGGTCAATATAAAGGTACTTATACAGTAACAAGCGATCGCGGTAAGTTTACAGGAGAAATTAGTTTAACTGTCTGGAATTTTGAATTACCGTTACAACCTTCTTTAAATTCTTCTTTTAGTTTTTGGGAACAAACCAATCAGGAAAACTACATTGAATTGCTTCAGCACAAAATCATGCCGAGAAACGATCTTGATACTATCAAAGATCCAGAATTAATTTCTCAATGGGGTTTAACTTCGGTTAGTCTTCCCTTTTGGAGTGGAGCAAATTATCACAATTGTCGAATGAAACCTGCTCCTTCTTTAGAAGACATTCGTGCTGCTGCTGAGCGAAATCAATCTAATTTACTGAAATATATTTACTCTGTAGATGAAGTTGACCATTGTCCTCAACTATATTCTGCCATTAAAGAATGGGGCAAAAATATTCAACAAGCTGGAGTAAAACATCTGGTAGTCATGACTCCTGTCCCCGAAATTGATGATTTTGTTGATATTTGGGTCGTACAACCTCAATGGTACGATACCGCGACTAACAGAATCAAAGAAGCGATGAATAAAGGAGATCAAATTTGGTTTTATTCTGGTTACGACGCTACTTACTCTCCTCAATGGACAATTGATTCTCAACCAATTGATTTTAGGATTGGGCAAGGTTTTATTAGTCAAAGTTTAGGCATCAAAGGAGTTTTGTATTGGCGCATTGACGATTGGACAGACGAGCCTTGGGAGAAAGTACCAGTATATGTTCATGGGGAAAAGAATTTTCCAGGAGAAGGAATGTTAGTTTATCGAGGAACAGAAGTCGGACTTAAAACAATTGTTCCTTCAATGAGATTGAAATGGATTAGAGAAGGAGTAGAAGATTACGAATACATTGAAATATTAAAGCAATTAGGGTTAGAAAAATGGGCTTTACAAGTAGCTCGTGATGTTGGTGCTGATTGGAGAAACTGGACCAAAAAACCAGCAGAATTAGAGTTAGCTCGAAAAAAATTAGGTGAAAAAATTAATCAAATCTATTCTCAAACTAAACAAACATGA
- a CDS encoding glycosyltransferase family 4 protein, producing the protein MKKLLIVATIPETLSCFLAPFVEHFRSQGWQVEGMAQDISANAQCLSIFDRVWDIKWSRNPLDPRNLVVAVPRIKEVVAQGNYDLIHVHTPVAAFVTRYALRNWRKSKQFKLIYTAHGFHFHSGGNPITNTIFLNLEKLAGKWTDYLIVINREDEAAAKKYQILPSEQIYYTPGIGVDTNFYNPDLISSQPITKVRQELGLTSEDKLFLAVAEFTPNKRHRDMLQALAKLNRSDVHLALAGDGLIQEELEQFTFQLGLQKQVHFLGFRTDVPVLIRAAVATLLTSKREGLPRSIMEALCLETPVIGTDIRGIRDLLSGGCGILVKVGDVDGLAKAMNWIIEHPQETAEMGKKGRIKMTEYDVRQIIDLYQNIYNQTTNQANNYQKNNQSMVLK; encoded by the coding sequence ATGAAAAAACTTTTGATTGTTGCGACAATTCCAGAAACTTTAAGCTGTTTTCTTGCACCATTTGTAGAACATTTTCGTTCCCAAGGCTGGCAAGTTGAGGGCATGGCTCAAGATATTTCTGCTAATGCTCAATGCTTAAGTATTTTTGACCGAGTTTGGGATATTAAATGGTCGCGTAATCCTTTAGACCCCAGAAATCTTGTAGTTGCCGTACCCAGAATCAAAGAGGTAGTCGCTCAGGGAAATTACGATCTAATTCATGTTCATACTCCCGTGGCTGCCTTTGTTACTCGCTACGCTCTTAGAAATTGGCGTAAATCTAAACAATTTAAATTAATTTATACTGCTCACGGATTTCATTTTCATTCAGGCGGTAATCCTATTACCAATACCATTTTTTTGAATTTAGAAAAACTAGCAGGAAAATGGACAGATTATTTAATTGTGATTAACCGCGAAGATGAAGCAGCAGCTAAAAAATATCAAATTCTACCTTCAGAACAAATTTACTATACTCCTGGAATTGGTGTAGATACAAATTTTTATAACCCCGATTTAATTTCTTCTCAACCAATTACTAAAGTACGTCAAGAATTAGGATTAACTTCAGAAGATAAATTGTTTTTAGCAGTAGCAGAATTTACTCCTAATAAACGTCATCGAGATATGTTACAAGCCCTGGCAAAACTAAATCGTTCTGATGTTCATTTAGCTTTGGCTGGAGATGGTTTGATTCAAGAAGAATTAGAACAATTTACGTTCCAATTAGGATTACAAAAACAAGTACATTTTTTAGGTTTTCGTACTGATGTACCCGTGTTAATTCGTGCTGCTGTTGCTACCTTGCTTACTTCCAAACGAGAAGGTTTACCTAGAAGTATTATGGAAGCTTTGTGTTTAGAAACTCCTGTCATTGGTACTGATATTCGAGGTATTAGAGATTTATTGTCTGGAGGTTGTGGCATTTTAGTCAAAGTAGGAGATGTTGATGGATTAGCCAAAGCAATGAATTGGATCATTGAACATCCTCAAGAAACTGCTGAGATGGGTAAAAAGGGACGAATTAAAATGACTGAATATGACGTTCGACAAATTATTGACTTGTATCAAAATATCTATAATCAAACCACAAATCAAGCAAATAACTATCAAAAAAATAATCAAAGTATGGTATTAAAATAA
- a CDS encoding glycosyltransferase: MKILFVITGLGTGGAEMMLYKILSRINRDKFDPIVLSLMDRGTFGDRIEALNIPVYTLNIGRGQLPNPQIIWKLVKHIHQHQPDLIQGWMYHANLAAQAASFLSLKKTPVLWSIHHSIPDLKLEKPSLQAIIKLSALTSKFIKKAVFSSQTSQLQHQKLGYPPGKTYLIHDSFNTDLFQPSSEAKISVCQELNISTESLLIGLIARFHPMKDQDNFLQAASLITNNYPETHFILVGPEVTPENYFLSQKIKELNLGNCVHLLGERHDTPRLTAALDIATLCSAFGEAFPNVVGEAMCCEVPCVVTDVGDAGLIVGDVGKVIPPKNSEALAKAWQEMIELGNEGRNNLGRQARERIEQNFSLDSVNSAVHKYENLYLSILANKN; this comes from the coding sequence ATGAAAATCTTATTTGTTATTACTGGATTAGGAACTGGAGGAGCAGAAATGATGCTCTATAAAATTTTATCTCGAATTAATCGGGATAAGTTTGATCCAATAGTTCTTTCTTTGATGGATCGAGGAACATTTGGCGATCGCATTGAGGCTTTAAATATTCCTGTTTATACCCTAAATATAGGGCGAGGACAGTTACCTAACCCTCAGATCATCTGGAAATTAGTTAAGCACATTCATCAACATCAACCAGATTTAATTCAAGGTTGGATGTATCATGCCAATTTAGCAGCACAAGCAGCTAGTTTTTTATCTTTAAAAAAGACTCCTGTTTTATGGAGTATTCATCATTCTATTCCTGATTTAAAATTAGAAAAACCTAGTCTACAAGCTATTATAAAACTATCTGCCCTAACCTCTAAATTTATTAAAAAAGCTGTTTTTTCTTCTCAAACTAGTCAATTACAACATCAAAAGTTAGGCTATCCTCCAGGAAAAACTTATTTGATTCACGATAGTTTTAATACTGATTTATTTCAACCTTCCTCAGAAGCCAAAATTAGTGTTTGTCAGGAATTAAATATATCAACAGAATCTTTATTAATTGGTTTGATTGCTCGTTTTCATCCCATGAAAGATCAAGACAATTTTTTACAAGCAGCTTCCTTAATTACTAATAATTATCCTGAAACACATTTTATTTTAGTTGGACCAGAAGTAACTCCAGAAAATTATTTTTTATCTCAGAAAATTAAAGAATTAAATCTCGGCAATTGTGTTCACTTATTAGGAGAACGTCACGATACTCCTCGTTTAACTGCTGCTTTAGATATTGCAACTTTATGCTCAGCTTTTGGAGAAGCTTTTCCTAATGTTGTAGGCGAAGCGATGTGTTGTGAAGTTCCTTGTGTAGTTACAGATGTTGGCGATGCAGGTTTAATTGTAGGGGATGTAGGTAAAGTCATCCCGCCTAAAAATTCAGAAGCATTAGCTAAAGCTTGGCAAGAAATGATCGAATTAGGAAACGAAGGCAGAAATAATTTAGGCAGACAAGCAAGAGAAAGAATTGAGCAAAACTTCTCTTTAGATTCAGTTAATTCTGCTGTTCATAAATACGAAAATTTGTATTTAAGCATTTTAGCTAATAAAAATTAA
- a CDS encoding sugar transferase, whose product MLISQIIKYLLDRLIAAIALLLFSPVILFVAIAVYLNMGSPVIFAQNRPGKHGRIFKFYKFRTMTDAQDAEGNLLPDEERLTEFGQFLRRTSLDELPQLWNVLKGDMSFVGPRPLLVRYLNRYTPEQARRHEVTPGITGWAQINGRRQLDGDWEKKFQLDVWYVDHWNLWLDLKILLMTILVVFKREDISQEGHATGEEFFGNQKS is encoded by the coding sequence ATGTTGATCAGTCAAATCATTAAATATCTTTTAGACCGATTAATTGCTGCGATCGCTCTACTGCTTTTTTCTCCTGTAATTTTGTTTGTTGCGATCGCTGTTTATCTTAACATGGGTAGTCCAGTCATCTTTGCCCAAAACCGTCCAGGGAAACATGGTCGTATTTTCAAATTTTATAAGTTTCGTACCATGACCGATGCGCAAGATGCTGAAGGCAATTTACTTCCCGATGAAGAACGTCTGACAGAGTTTGGTCAGTTTCTCCGTCGTACTAGTTTAGATGAACTACCTCAACTTTGGAATGTTTTGAAAGGAGACATGAGTTTTGTTGGTCCTCGGCCTCTATTGGTACGTTATCTAAACCGTTATACCCCAGAACAGGCTCGTCGTCATGAAGTAACACCAGGAATTACAGGCTGGGCGCAAATCAATGGTCGTCGTCAATTAGATGGAGATTGGGAAAAGAAATTTCAACTCGATGTTTGGTATGTCGATCATTGGAATTTATGGCTAGACTTAAAAATTTTGTTAATGACAATTTTGGTGGTTTTCAAGCGTGAAGATATTAGCCAAGAGGGTCATGCTACGGGAGAAGAATTTTTTGGTAATCAAAAAAGTTAG
- a CDS encoding phytanoyl-CoA dioxygenase family protein produces MNESLKTKLVEKNQFKFYLSSQQLELLPTDEEVSFYQEHGWFITKQKVIPDEIIDQAIIGSQKFYRGEIDAEIPYKTGYSDWKPGDGDAVRNNQHVSYRQKELKKLMLQPIIGAIAARLAGTTEIRLFEDTLVYKAPVTKENEGGVVGWHTDYSYSSNCTSKKMLSAWIPFHDLSLERSPLIVIDGSHKWSNTEHLRYFNSQNLQQIAQQFAQEGRKIVEVPMLLKKGQISFHHSYTIHGSYPNHSNLPRQAFALYLQDRDNHYQPYWNNGVEIHHFLESMCRKLPNGEPDFSDPDIFPVIWSK; encoded by the coding sequence ATGAACGAATCTTTAAAAACTAAATTAGTTGAAAAAAATCAATTCAAATTTTATTTATCTTCTCAACAACTAGAATTATTACCCACAGATGAAGAAGTCAGTTTTTATCAAGAACATGGCTGGTTTATTACTAAACAAAAAGTTATTCCAGATGAAATAATTGACCAAGCAATTATTGGCAGTCAAAAATTTTATCGAGGAGAAATAGATGCAGAAATTCCCTATAAAACTGGCTATAGTGATTGGAAACCTGGAGATGGTGATGCAGTTCGGAATAATCAACACGTTTCTTATCGCCAAAAAGAATTAAAAAAGCTAATGCTTCAACCAATCATTGGTGCGATCGCAGCTAGATTAGCTGGTACAACAGAAATTAGATTATTTGAAGATACCCTAGTTTACAAAGCTCCTGTAACTAAAGAAAATGAAGGGGGTGTAGTGGGATGGCATACTGATTATTCTTACTCTTCTAACTGTACATCCAAAAAAATGCTTTCCGCTTGGATTCCATTTCATGATCTCAGCCTGGAAAGATCACCATTAATAGTGATCGATGGCAGTCATAAATGGTCAAACACAGAACATTTACGTTATTTCAATTCTCAAAATCTTCAACAAATAGCACAACAATTTGCCCAGGAAGGAAGAAAAATTGTAGAAGTACCAATGCTGTTAAAAAAGGGTCAAATTAGTTTTCACCATAGTTATACAATTCATGGTAGCTATCCCAATCACTCCAATCTTCCTCGTCAAGCATTTGCCCTATACTTACAAGACCGAGATAATCATTATCAACCTTATTGGAATAATGGTGTAGAAATTCATCATTTTTTAGAATCAATGTGTCGCAAATTGCCTAACGGAGAACCAGATTTTAGCGATCCTGATATTTTTCCTGTCATTTGGTCAAAATAA
- a CDS encoding peptidoglycan bridge formation glycyltransferase FemA/FemB family protein, whose protein sequence is MKSQIIDLFNPLWREILQQVRHDIYQLPEYIALEASRNSGLPEAIAIFDKDQIFFVPYLLSQYEEDIFDLKSPYGYPGILLSSAAIASPEFIAQAWQEFKEILYQKNVCSVFLRMHPILNENFEQLFPPGSFTPNGETVSIDLRIPEAQLWSHTRKGHKSTINKGKKLGMEAKFVPIEPYIDEFTTIYQETMARVQATDSYYSFDRNYYQQMSQALGEKLHLCIVEYESEIACAGLYTEVCGIVQSTLGGTKDKFVHLSPSSLETDYARYWAHRRGNEFLHLGGGVGGTEDAVYNFKAGFSKLRHQFNTMRLITNQKKYDYLVQLRAKKLNIAPEKLYQSNFFPAYRAFFN, encoded by the coding sequence ATGAAATCTCAAATAATAGATCTATTTAATCCTTTATGGCGAGAAATATTACAACAAGTTCGCCATGATATTTATCAACTTCCAGAATATATTGCCTTGGAAGCAAGTAGAAACAGTGGGTTACCAGAAGCGATCGCTATTTTTGACAAAGATCAAATATTTTTTGTGCCTTATTTACTCTCTCAATACGAAGAAGATATTTTCGATCTTAAGTCTCCCTACGGTTATCCAGGAATTTTATTAAGTTCAGCAGCGATCGCTTCTCCAGAATTTATCGCTCAAGCTTGGCAGGAATTTAAGGAAATTTTGTACCAAAAAAATGTCTGTTCGGTTTTTTTAAGAATGCATCCAATTCTGAACGAAAACTTTGAGCAACTTTTTCCTCCAGGCAGTTTTACTCCCAATGGAGAAACGGTTTCCATCGATCTGAGAATTCCCGAAGCTCAATTATGGTCCCATACACGCAAAGGACACAAAAGTACAATTAATAAAGGCAAAAAATTAGGCATGGAAGCAAAATTTGTGCCAATAGAACCATATATTGACGAATTTACCACAATTTATCAAGAAACAATGGCAAGAGTCCAGGCTACTGATAGTTACTATTCTTTTGACCGCAACTATTATCAGCAGATGTCCCAAGCTTTGGGAGAAAAACTACATCTGTGTATTGTTGAATATGAAAGCGAAATAGCCTGTGCAGGTTTATATACAGAAGTTTGTGGCATTGTCCAAAGTACTTTAGGAGGTACAAAAGATAAATTTGTTCATCTTTCTCCCAGTAGTTTAGAAACTGATTACGCTCGCTATTGGGCGCATCGACGCGGTAATGAATTTTTACACTTGGGTGGTGGCGTTGGTGGTACAGAAGATGCTGTTTATAACTTTAAAGCAGGTTTTTCTAAGCTGAGACATCAGTTCAATACAATGCGATTAATTACTAATCAAAAAAAATATGATTATTTGGTTCAATTGCGAGCTAAAAAACTGAATATTGCTCCTGAAAAACTTTATCAATCTAATTTTTTTCCAGCCTATCGTGCTTTTTTTAATTAA
- a CDS encoding glycosyltransferase family 4 protein, protein MKILFPIARADTIAGAQVHVKDLAIALQQDRHQVLVVTGKTGIYNLVLEQAGIKSIACETLEQKISPIQDLASLRFLIKTIRQFQPDLIAAHSSKTGVLGRLAAKITNKPCVFTAHNWSFTLTLTEPGRTIYQVIEQFLEPLTAKIICVSESSRQIGIKSGMNPERLVTIYNGMPDISVPFQVNLSYTKPIKILMVARFAQPKDHFSLIKAFKDIPAAELILVGDGPDLEKIKTQVAQWGIAEKVKFMGFCNDVADILAQAQIFTLISDSEGLPCSIIEAMRAGLPVVASEVGGIPEIVLDKVTGYIIPRGDVNQLHQRLLELVNNAQLRQNMGKAGRLRYESNFTFEQMYQKTLKVYEQVILTGKITGKYLHS, encoded by the coding sequence ATGAAAATTCTTTTTCCTATCGCCAGGGCAGATACAATTGCTGGTGCGCAAGTTCATGTTAAAGACTTAGCGATCGCTCTTCAACAAGATCGACATCAAGTTTTAGTAGTTACGGGAAAAACAGGAATCTATAATCTAGTTTTAGAACAAGCTGGAATCAAATCGATTGCTTGTGAAACTCTAGAACAAAAAATTTCCCCGATTCAAGATCTTGCTTCATTAAGGTTTTTAATCAAAACGATTCGTCAGTTTCAACCTGATTTAATTGCAGCCCATTCAAGCAAAACAGGAGTGTTAGGACGATTAGCTGCAAAAATAACCAATAAACCTTGTGTTTTTACTGCTCATAATTGGTCTTTTACCTTAACTTTAACTGAACCCGGTCGTACAATCTATCAAGTGATTGAACAATTTTTAGAACCTTTAACAGCTAAAATTATTTGTGTTTCCGAATCCAGTCGCCAAATTGGCATCAAATCAGGAATGAATCCAGAGCGATTAGTAACTATTTACAATGGAATGCCAGATATTTCTGTACCTTTCCAAGTTAATCTCAGTTACACTAAACCAATCAAAATTTTGATGGTAGCTAGATTTGCTCAACCGAAAGATCATTTTAGTCTCATTAAAGCATTTAAAGACATTCCAGCAGCAGAATTAATTTTGGTAGGAGACGGACCTGATCTAGAAAAGATTAAAACTCAAGTTGCTCAATGGGGAATAGCAGAAAAAGTCAAGTTTATGGGATTTTGTAATGATGTTGCAGATATTTTAGCTCAAGCGCAAATTTTTACCTTAATATCTGATTCTGAAGGTTTACCTTGCAGTATTATCGAAGCTATGCGAGCAGGTTTACCCGTAGTAGCTTCTGAAGTAGGTGGTATTCCAGAAATAGTCCTTGATAAAGTAACTGGTTATATTATTCCCAGAGGCGATGTCAATCAACTACACCAACGACTGTTAGAACTAGTTAACAATGCTCAATTACGTCAAAATATGGGCAAAGCAGGTCGTCTAAGGTATGAATCAAATTTTACCTTTGAGCAAATGTATCAAAAAACTTTAAAAGTATACGAACAAGTGATTCTTACTGGAAAAATTACGGGAAAATACTTACATAGTTAG